The sequence ttctttaagaaaaatattcattaGATATTAAATTTGCTTACCCTATTAGTGAAAAATTTGAAGGTAGTTACTTAACAATATATTATAGatgaatttcataattaatttttttttttttttagtgaaaccaaactaaaattttattttgattttatttgtgtaGATGACAGTGGAGGAAGCAAGTGAAGCTTGTCAACAATGGTGGATGAAAGAAGCACTTGAGAAATTAGTTAATAGGTTAAATTCATCAGATTTTGAAAGTTCTATTAgctagaaaaaatataaaataaaataattgattttctttaggattttgtaaataaatctatagagaaaaaaaagtcCAATGATGTTCATAAATGTTGGATAATCAATGGGCTTTCAAAACTGTATCATTTAGGGCCAATGCttgtgaatttttgtttattgttaTGTTTGTTGATCATTTAGCTTAGTTACATAACTATGATTTTGATCTTAAATGTTTcagataatatataaatatgtcgTTTAATTTAACTTTAGATGATATCACTATTCTTGATTATGAAGTTTTTCAGCAAAAGTGTCCATCGAGAACAGTGTGGAGCCAGATAGGATCGAGGGGAAGAAACCTATATCATTTGTATATTGTTAAAGATATTTTTCTTAAggatatatagtagatgttgaaccCTTTTAAATTTGTCGTGAGtttacttcttcatattttaaacCCTTTTAGTGAAAATTCTGACTCCGACATTACTATCTAACTAGTTGCAAATGTTGTCTTGGAGTTGTTGTATGAGAAATGAGGGACTATTTTGTAGCTACCTAAGTTGGAGTTTTTTTacgtatatataatataatatgttgaATTCTCGtaattttcaagtatatttaattctttatattttaattctctataataaaaattttaattttgtcacTGCAGACAAGCTTATACTTGAAAACTACGAGATTTCAACATATTACCACTTGTATCAAGGTTGCATTGATCATGTTATAATCAAGATTATTTGATGTTTAacttaaaaaactaaaaaaaaatattgcaccttataaataagaagaaaaagagtaaGGCTAaagccaaaaataaataaatatatttttatattttccgtTATACTTGATTTACTCTAAAAGcaaacatttttttgtttttttttctttttaagagaACCATGCTTTAACTTCCAcgctattattattatatccCCTCGTTGCTTCTACTTCTTGTAAACTAATATAATTCCTTTTAAGccacacaagaaaaaaaaaaaagtaaaatttgagGAGTGAGACAATAACCAATTCAGAACGTAATTTATTAGCTCATGAAATACAACaattatttttcctatatactaactatctaaaaaaaatttgagtataaactcattattgttattaatttgaaattatattaaactcatgttttttttaaaaaataataatttaaccaatcaaatatttatatttatatatataaataaaaaatgaagttcAAATAGTGAAGAAAGGAACTAATATCTCCCTAATCATTAGATGTCTTTGTGGGTTGGGAAGCATTGCTTGTGGATATGGTTTTGATCTTTCTTTTACATTtctatatgataaaaaaaaagatattgtacacaaatattattttaattgattttttaaagcgattttaatttaatcaattttgtgAATTTATCTCTTAAATTACCCtgtgaaaaagttttaaaaaaaatgcatatcTTATGAACTTGTGCTctaatttatactttttttttctttttaatttaaacttaaatAATATCTTTATGATTCAATCAAAGCCAGATCAAACTCGACTCGATTAGCTCATGCCATTAAACTCGGCTCAACCCAACTCAGCTCGAAATGTTTATccaaaactttatttttcttaaggTGGGGTAgggtttgggggggggggatagtGCTTTTGTGTGAGAACACTAAGCAAACTTCACAATTCCCTTGAGGTTGCCACCTACACACTTTACATGTTCACAACTATATATTTTAGACATTTGTCTTGGGAATATAATACAAcacaaagaaatttaaaaaaaaaaaagaagttaaaaagcAAAACCCCAAATTATTATATTCTCTAAATCCACATCTAAtgctttaaattttcaaaaaaaaaaaatctttatttatatattgtttaaaaaaaggtaaattttgaattcaatttaTTCTCTATTTGTTGATCATCTTGTGTTCACAAGATTTCCTATCACATGGCTTCTTCCTCCAATAATATTGATGAAGAGggtatgcaatttttttttaattctaattaattttttgttttataattttattatatttattgtttgtttGAGTAATTTTATGGTTCTTGGGAATTGAATAATGCAGAAATTGAGAGAAAAGAGGAGCCAACACCTTTGGAAAAACATGTTATGTTTTTTGATATTAACAAAGATggtgttatttacccatgggaAACTTATAAAGGTAATTTAATCTTTCTCCTGCCTCTTAAAACAATCTACTAAATTTATcgagttatttttttaatagatgaTAAATATAGTAAGTAACCCCTGAAGGGGCGAAGTTAGAAAAGCAAAACTATGATACATGATATTCTATGTTTTAATTTACGTGATagtgttattattttaaaattttcgttATGACAATTCTTTATATAtggaaaattttgttttaaaatactttagataatttttattttattatcataaatgttataaaatatttgagagaacgtgtttaaaaaaatattttttcttttattaatttcgTGCTTATTAAATTTTGTCACAATTTTTTCATGTGCACTTGTAACCAAATTATTGTGGATTATGTTAATGCACATTCTCaccttattttataatttatctatacaattttaatttgaatcgattatttatattaaattaataaatatatatcgtACATTTTCATATATACTTTTTCTACTTATAACTGTGATTGATTAATACAAATTATTGtcatttttgagttttttcattatcatttaactttttttttgtgtttttttttatatttttatcaggATTTCGAAAAATTGGAAGTGGTGTTCTCCTCTCAACAGTTGCTTCCATTTTCATTAATGTTGGGCTAAGTGGCAAAACTCGACCTGTAATTTCCCTCTTTTCTCCCTTTAATAGTATACTtagtaatatattttcaaaatattgatataaacCATTAATTTATTCATTGAATTCgtgagaaaagaaaatataataatattttaacacGAAAAAAATTAGGAAGTTTTCCTTTGTTTCAAGGAAAATCTGTTTTTCATCCTATGTTTTTCTAGTGAGCTGGTTTGATGGAAATcgaataataatattttataacacaaatttttcattcatttgcGATAGGAAAACCCTTTCTTTCTAGTCATGACAAAATGAATATTAGATATTCCAATCTAACATGACTAGATATATgcctttttgttttatattactATTCTTTCTTAATTGGGCCATCAAGATGGCTTTGATGTGCAAGTTTATGCTACAagacttttaacttttaaacaaaataagaGAAGTGCTATAAGATTAATGTACAAGTTTATGCTATAAGATTTTAACTTTTAgccccccaaaaaaaaagtgCTATAAGATTAATGTGCATATATGTTTTGTGTACAGGGGAAGTGGCCATCTCCACTATTTCCAATTGAGGTGAAGAACATCAAATTTGCCAAACATACTAGTGATAGTGATATCTATGATACTGAAGGAAGGTACTATACTAATATTTATACCTTTTATACATTGATAGTGTAAAGAATTTTATGTAATCGCGTCATGTAAAAGATAACTACACGTAATAAGTGAAACAAGATATGTGAAAAACAAGGTATAAGAGATTTAGACTCTTTATAATTCATACTTCACGAGCTAACTTTTTTAGGTTACGTTAAGTAAAGGTTCGTATCATCTCACCGTATATCAGAATTACACAACTTATCTCGATTCTTGATTTAAACTTTGTTTTGGTCCTGATCTTATATTATGTTGTCCACGCTCTAGTTAGTTGATAGGCTTGGGTGTGTTGGGGTGTACATAGATTCCCTCAATATCATGACATTACTATAATGGATGGGGACGTAATGAGTTTAACGTCTATACACTGATCGAGTGATAGTATGTGTATACATGAGTTTTTAGTAGTGATCACTTAAAAGGATAACTATATGTTACTATCAATGGTGAATAAAATTATAGGTTACTTGAAAAATAAGATAGACTACATGTTATAGTTAAAGTATTGTCGATACAAACATAACTTGATCATCgatgtatataaattaaatctttctttgtattttgaAGGTTCGTTCCTGAAAAATTCGAGGAATTATTCAATAAGCATGGACGAACCAACGCCAATGCCTTAACCGGTGAGGAATTAGATGAACTACTCAAAGCAAACAAGCAACCCAAGGACTTTGCTGGACAGTAAGACACACAAACAATGAATGCTTCTCTTTACTATGCAatgtttacattttttttatataaagaaaGTAATAGAgataatttgatgaataatatgcAGCATTGCAGCTAAATCAGAGTGGAAAATACTTTATTTACTTTGCAAAGATGAAAATGGCTTGTTACCTAAAGAGACAATAAGGAGTGTGTATGATGGTAGCCTTTTTGAACAAATGGCCAAGGAAAAGCAATCCAAGAAACATAGGTATACCTAATTACCTATCTAATTTTTTAACGAGGAGAATCTTGCAGCAACGGtaaagttaatttttatatgatcGGATGTAACCTACATGTTACGAGTTTTTTTTAGATACGCATGTAGATCAATCATGCAACAACggtaaagttatttttatatgatcAAATGTAACCTATATGTTACGAGTTCTTTTAGATACGTACGTAGATCAATCATGCATTGTTATTTATGATGAGATAGGATGTCAAATTACGTTCTCCTTGGGGTTCGGGCAATTAGGTTATATGTTCGAGGATGGAATTAGCTACTAACACTTgtacttttatattttgttgagaTACATACGTAGATCAATCATGCATTGATATTTATGACAAGATAGGATGTTAAATTACGTTTTCCTTGGGGTTCGAGCAATTAGGTTATATGTTCGAGGGTGGACTTAGCTATTAACACTTGtactttaatattttgttgAGAGGGGGGAGGTACATTATATAGACTTACTAAATGAACCTTTGAAGTACGGTCTTTTTCTGACTTTGCATGgacacaatatattttttacacttGGTTATTATGTTTTGTATATCGAgttgatcttttttttaaaaataaattgtactTGACAACTAACTTTTTGTTGCAGGGGTAAATCAAGTTCATAAAAAAGGTGCAgcagttttttatttattattagtaaCTATAACTTTGTATATATACGGTTGTGGTATTTGTttctttgtttaaaaaaaaaaaaaaggaaaagaagtgTTGAATTTATTCTATGTACTAATTGATATTTAGCAATTTCACTTTCCATTTGACTTTTGGTTTTGTATGAGTCATGTCtaaacttaaattttatgttgaGCTTGTTTTATTATTCGGTGTTTGAcggtaatataattattaaatatttgaattcacACGGTGTAAAGTCCATTAAAATAAGGAATTGTtctatataatttctttttatttttaaggtatgaacttaagaaatttaattcagGATTATAGAACGTGTGTAATGATGAAATAAGGTAAATCTTAAATTCTTAGTTGATTAGGGGAACTCTTACTTTATTAGTCAGGATTTTATCCCAATTTAAACCCAAAAAATTAgagtattcaaataaataaataaataaatgtaagaAATAAACAATTGTTTAGTTCTTTATTAAATGTAAGAAGTAAGAGAGGAACTACCGAATTTTCATGCTCTAAAGAAGTAAACAATTATTTAGTTCGTTGATGAAAATATGTCGTTAGAAATTAACGACGTacaatttatgtatatatttaattaaaatttatcataatttaaatatctagataaaatatcataaatttaagaaattg comes from Solanum pennellii chromosome 1, SPENNV200 and encodes:
- the LOC107013693 gene encoding probable peroxygenase 4 yields the protein MASSSNNIDEEEIERKEEPTPLEKHVMFFDINKDGVIYPWETYKGFRKIGSGVLLSTVASIFINVGLSGKTRPGKWPSPLFPIEVKNIKFAKHTSDSDIYDTEGRFVPEKFEELFNKHGRTNANALTGEELDELLKANKQPKDFAGHIAAKSEWKILYLLCKDENGLLPKETIRSVYDGSLFEQMAKEKQSKKHRGKSSS